The Desulfohalovibrio reitneri genome contains a region encoding:
- a CDS encoding phage tail tape measure protein, whose product MPGNTAYIEIRVEGDRAREVVRNLRGELGGLEGEARRAGRGLDDMGGGARRGAMELGRVENYARRGAAGLGTLYSRLTSVGTLMTAGAAGYGVSRLVTSFAELDSGLIGVSKTTGITGKSLDDLGRDILDLSKTLPTSKAQLLAIAQAAGQLGVEGAANILEFTDTVAKLELATDMAGEAAAMQLARLLSVSREAADGVDELGAVIVSLGNSMEATESQIAKNALRVAQSSSVYNVASHESAALGATLKAMGVEAELGGSAVGRTMRTLDQALRQGGDALHALEELTGRTGEQLRKAFGENSVSVLQMFLEGLRQVKARGGDVAASLEQFGLKGQEVLQVLPALALGSDKLARALALANEQVEKGTALDEEALAASKSFTAQMTMAGNVIDTVAATMGRELAPAVVRTSKEFASWLDEHSGDLRDFAGDIAGLATDFAQFGGHVGDVFDFTLRGWDALPSVIQELGIVGALVGGVKGRLALGLIVGASGALTDMIELSKLAAEGKASWWTALHGFADPDEIREQSESIEGLREQIDRLRRRRSGVIYADEKREQIEQLERQLKLKKELAKADQYEGVVDLSRTKGDPAAGRDEALAWLAQYEDKAKKVEDDVLARRKDALREYKQATLDSHEFQQWSLRQTAAEKREAAEGDKETIRLVNAWETEALAELARKKAAHISEEQKMILGRVETHRDAWEMIHGVYDDQSQWLAEIDRAAINGAAEAAARATRRREKLRAEVSPAYKAQKLKQELDREHKALKGHVEDETALRIWHAQEAWEIERDRIKEEEHQRRDEYRRKAQQADSWLGYAANTAASESDIWKDEQTRRLEHWRRYYDHTEDLLRDNGQALQRTGSNVLFDWWKGEFRSMEEYTNQILDSMLRSMSEYATAMAAEWAGSQLMSWGSGLLDGLLSFHTGTAAIRQDEVVAKLQKDEMVIPAQQAEAVRQAVGGDGTSSSGFFDNVVGAVQVGSRVNPISQGQFSDYAMDSAFGLSLSGGDPSWVGEQMGRKRGVEFGHFWSGLFGGGLAAWNNYSRVQTLGEQLQDLDVAIPQDRINEVAKDAALTGFASSMFSGLAGWAGDLAAFGLGVEEYAMPARIANTALASLLGIGGAGILAAAATPLTAYAMSQVADWMGLRSHETFRDALEDQFGGLAGRQAYQSLSTSMPGIELCDGLEIGYVAPDHPALPHQVYSFSELAAILGESLGRQTGPTAEQMRMASGIYGLDFAQAVFSSAPAAVQQALAEAVMADTGFYSNETRAAAAQQVGGFVHGNTFYSGDGRMVDISDWSNVSFQNGQLRQGGGSGRDLGIDGGTSATSMGGREAHEMIGGYGDYAPGVGGYGGGGLGEPSTPGWREGGWTGWGPLNEVAGAVHRREYVVSSAGIDFLDSLLEMRVPDQLRSTQPGQAFSVASLEQAFVNALSRASEGDGGEKRTHIHLHLDSREVFEAMLPHISDAAGAGRVVISSGGVN is encoded by the coding sequence ATGCCTGGCAACACGGCGTACATCGAGATCCGCGTCGAGGGGGACCGCGCACGTGAGGTCGTGCGCAACCTCCGCGGCGAGCTTGGCGGCCTGGAGGGAGAGGCCCGCCGAGCCGGTCGCGGCCTCGACGACATGGGGGGCGGAGCCCGGCGCGGGGCCATGGAGCTGGGCCGGGTCGAGAACTACGCCCGGCGCGGCGCGGCCGGTCTGGGCACCCTCTACTCCAGGCTGACCAGCGTAGGCACATTGATGACCGCCGGGGCTGCCGGGTACGGCGTCAGCCGACTGGTGACGTCGTTCGCGGAGTTGGACTCCGGCCTGATCGGCGTATCCAAGACCACCGGCATCACGGGCAAGTCGCTGGATGACTTGGGCCGAGATATATTGGACCTCTCCAAGACCCTCCCTACCTCCAAGGCGCAACTGCTGGCCATTGCCCAGGCGGCTGGCCAGCTCGGTGTGGAGGGCGCGGCCAACATATTGGAGTTCACGGATACTGTGGCCAAGCTGGAACTGGCCACGGACATGGCCGGTGAAGCGGCAGCAATGCAGCTGGCCAGATTGCTGTCCGTCTCGCGCGAGGCTGCGGACGGTGTGGATGAGCTGGGTGCGGTCATCGTATCGTTGGGCAACTCCATGGAGGCCACCGAGTCACAGATCGCCAAGAATGCCCTGCGCGTCGCCCAGTCCAGCTCCGTCTACAACGTGGCCAGCCACGAGTCCGCTGCACTGGGGGCGACGCTCAAGGCCATGGGCGTGGAGGCGGAATTGGGCGGGTCGGCGGTCGGCAGGACCATGCGGACGCTGGATCAGGCCCTGCGCCAGGGCGGCGATGCGCTACACGCCCTAGAGGAACTGACCGGCAGAACAGGGGAACAGCTGCGGAAGGCGTTCGGAGAGAATTCTGTCTCAGTGTTGCAGATGTTCCTGGAGGGGCTGCGTCAGGTCAAGGCGCGCGGTGGAGACGTGGCCGCCTCCCTGGAGCAATTCGGGCTGAAAGGGCAAGAAGTTCTCCAGGTGTTGCCCGCGTTGGCGCTGGGCTCGGATAAGCTGGCCAGAGCGCTGGCGCTGGCCAACGAGCAGGTGGAAAAGGGCACCGCCCTGGACGAAGAGGCCCTGGCCGCCTCCAAATCGTTTACGGCCCAGATGACGATGGCGGGCAATGTCATCGACACGGTGGCCGCCACAATGGGCCGCGAACTGGCTCCAGCCGTCGTCCGCACCAGCAAGGAGTTCGCGTCCTGGTTGGATGAACACAGCGGAGACCTGCGCGATTTCGCCGGGGATATAGCCGGCCTGGCCACGGACTTCGCCCAGTTTGGCGGCCACGTGGGCGACGTGTTCGACTTCACCTTGCGGGGGTGGGACGCCCTGCCGTCGGTCATCCAGGAACTCGGCATCGTCGGCGCGTTGGTGGGCGGGGTCAAGGGCAGGCTTGCGCTGGGGTTGATTGTCGGCGCGTCCGGCGCGCTGACCGACATGATCGAGCTTTCCAAATTGGCGGCCGAGGGCAAGGCCAGCTGGTGGACCGCACTGCATGGTTTCGCCGACCCGGACGAGATACGCGAACAGAGCGAATCCATCGAAGGGCTGCGCGAGCAGATCGATCGGCTGCGTCGCAGGCGCAGTGGCGTGATCTACGCAGACGAGAAGCGGGAGCAGATCGAGCAGCTGGAGCGCCAACTCAAGCTGAAAAAGGAGTTGGCCAAGGCGGACCAATACGAAGGCGTGGTGGATTTGTCCCGCACCAAAGGTGATCCGGCTGCGGGAAGGGACGAGGCGCTGGCGTGGCTGGCGCAGTACGAGGATAAAGCCAAGAAGGTCGAAGATGACGTCTTGGCCAGGCGGAAGGACGCCTTGCGGGAATACAAGCAGGCCACGCTCGATTCCCATGAGTTCCAGCAATGGAGCCTGCGCCAGACCGCCGCGGAGAAGCGCGAGGCAGCCGAAGGCGACAAAGAGACCATCCGCCTGGTGAATGCCTGGGAGACTGAAGCGCTGGCCGAGTTGGCCAGGAAGAAAGCCGCCCACATTTCCGAAGAGCAGAAGATGATCCTGGGCCGGGTGGAAACCCACCGTGACGCATGGGAGATGATCCACGGCGTCTATGATGACCAGTCTCAATGGCTGGCGGAGATTGATCGCGCCGCCATCAATGGAGCCGCCGAGGCGGCCGCGAGAGCAACGCGGCGACGTGAAAAGCTCAGGGCCGAGGTGTCTCCGGCGTATAAGGCGCAGAAACTCAAGCAGGAGCTGGATCGCGAGCACAAGGCCCTCAAGGGCCACGTGGAAGACGAGACCGCCCTACGCATCTGGCACGCCCAAGAGGCGTGGGAGATCGAGCGGGACCGCATCAAGGAGGAAGAACACCAGCGCCGCGACGAATATCGGCGCAAGGCGCAGCAGGCGGATTCGTGGCTGGGATATGCGGCCAACACCGCAGCGTCGGAGTCCGACATCTGGAAAGACGAGCAGACTCGCCGCTTGGAGCACTGGCGGCGGTACTACGATCACACCGAGGACCTGCTGCGCGATAACGGGCAAGCCCTGCAACGGACGGGCAGCAATGTGCTCTTTGACTGGTGGAAAGGCGAGTTCCGCAGCATGGAGGAGTACACGAACCAAATCCTTGATTCCATGCTGCGGTCCATGTCCGAGTACGCGACCGCCATGGCCGCGGAGTGGGCTGGCAGCCAGCTCATGAGCTGGGGCTCCGGGCTGCTGGACGGGCTTTTGTCGTTCCACACCGGTACTGCGGCAATCCGACAGGACGAGGTGGTGGCCAAGCTCCAGAAAGACGAGATGGTCATCCCCGCCCAGCAGGCCGAGGCGGTGCGCCAGGCCGTGGGCGGCGATGGCACGTCAAGCTCGGGGTTCTTCGACAACGTCGTGGGTGCTGTCCAAGTGGGATCGCGCGTGAACCCCATCAGCCAAGGGCAGTTCAGCGACTACGCCATGGATTCCGCGTTCGGGCTTTCTCTCAGCGGAGGGGACCCCTCATGGGTCGGCGAACAAATGGGGCGCAAGCGCGGCGTGGAGTTCGGTCATTTTTGGTCTGGCCTGTTTGGTGGCGGCCTGGCTGCCTGGAATAACTACTCCCGGGTACAGACCCTGGGCGAACAGCTCCAAGATCTGGATGTCGCCATCCCCCAGGACCGCATAAACGAAGTGGCCAAGGATGCCGCGCTGACCGGCTTCGCCAGTTCCATGTTCAGCGGGCTGGCAGGTTGGGCGGGGGACTTGGCCGCCTTCGGGCTGGGCGTGGAGGAATACGCCATGCCCGCCCGGATCGCCAACACCGCCCTGGCCTCCCTGCTGGGTATCGGGGGGGCTGGCATTCTGGCGGCCGCCGCCACTCCACTGACCGCATACGCCATGTCGCAGGTGGCCGACTGGATGGGCCTGCGCAGTCACGAGACGTTCCGCGATGCCCTTGAGGACCAATTCGGCGGCCTGGCTGGGCGACAGGCGTACCAATCCCTGTCCACGTCGATGCCTGGTATTGAATTATGCGATGGGCTGGAGATAGGGTACGTGGCGCCTGACCATCCGGCGCTGCCTCATCAAGTGTACTCCTTCTCGGAGCTGGCCGCCATTCTGGGGGAATCCCTTGGCCGCCAGACCGGCCCGACCGCCGAGCAGATGCGCATGGCCAGCGGCATCTACGGGCTGGATTTCGCCCAGGCCGTGTTCAGCTCAGCGCCCGCAGCGGTGCAGCAGGCGTTGGCCGAGGCGGTGATGGCCGATACCGGCTTCTACAGCAATGAGACCAGGGCGGCAGCCGCGCAGCAGGTTGGCGGGTTCGTCCACGGCAATACGTTCTATAGCGGCGACGGCCGCATGGTTGATATTTCCGATTGGTCAAACGTGTCGTTCCAGAACGGCCAACTGCGGCAGGGAGGCGGCAGTGGCCGCGACCTTGGGATTGACGGCGGCACCAGTGCCACCAGCATGGGCGGCCGCGAGGCCCATGAGATGATCGGGGGGTACGGCGATTACGCCCCAGGCGTGGGAGGATATGGTGGAGGAGGCCTGGGTGAGCCGTCCACTCCTGGCTGGCGTGAGGGTGGATGGACCGGATGGGGGCCACTGAACGAGGTTGCTGGCGCTGTCCATCGGCGCGAGTACGTTGTCTCCTCCGCGGGCATCGACTTCCTTGACAGCCTGCTGGAGATGCGTGTGCCGGATCAGCTGCGCTCCACCCAACCCGGTCAGGCGTTCTCCGTGGCCAGTCTGGAACAAGCATTCGTCAACGCGCTCTCCCGGGCCAGCGAGGGGGATGGAGGAGAGAAACGGACGCACATCCACCTGCATCTGGATAGCCGCGAGGTGTTCGAGGCCATGCTGCCCCACATCAGTGACGCCGCCGGGGCCGGGCGCGTGGTCATATCCTCCGGGGGTGTGAACTGA
- a CDS encoding Gp37 family protein, whose product MTREQIEDALVAHLVAGLASPVISNPFGTDDDAVRRQLKHGLVVVTYAGGKGGANQEYGLLQEQTVRWSLICLARSYRSASERGDAALALLDHVHAVLDGWWMDPPGARWMFESERPAPLSTEWRGVMAYQITVSIPVTVER is encoded by the coding sequence GTGACCCGGGAACAAATCGAAGACGCCCTGGTAGCGCACCTCGTCGCAGGGCTTGCCTCTCCGGTGATCAGCAACCCCTTCGGCACGGATGACGATGCTGTGCGACGTCAACTGAAGCACGGCCTAGTGGTGGTCACGTACGCCGGAGGCAAAGGCGGGGCGAACCAGGAGTACGGGTTGCTTCAGGAACAGACCGTGCGCTGGTCACTCATCTGCCTGGCCAGGTCATACCGCTCCGCGTCAGAGCGCGGCGACGCCGCGCTGGCGCTACTGGACCACGTCCACGCCGTGCTGGATGGCTGGTGGATGGACCCGCCCGGAGCCCGGTGGATGTTCGAGTCCGAACGTCCGGCCCCATTGAGCACCGAGTGGCGCGGCGTCATGGCCTACCAAATTACCGTATCCATTCCCGTAACCGTGGAGAGATAG